From the genome of Candidatus Zixiibacteriota bacterium, one region includes:
- the rpoZ gene encoding DNA-directed RNA polymerase subunit omega — translation MPIVPTELIDKITKNRYEAVIIAAQHARHLNSRRLEKVAMLEENAGVEIDGRKITGIALQDLVDGKVKYHRRGSTK, via the coding sequence ATGCCAATTGTCCCCACCGAGCTGATTGACAAAATCACCAAAAACCGTTACGAGGCAGTGATTATCGCCGCCCAACACGCCCGGCACCTGAACTCCAGACGCCTCGAAAAAGTGGCTATGCTCGAAGAAAACGCCGGCGTCGAAATCGACGGCCGAAAGATCACCGGCATCGCCCTGCAAGATTTAGTCGACGGAAAGGTAAAGTATCATCGCCGCGGTTCGACAAAGTAA
- the gmk gene encoding guanylate kinase, giving the protein MAPTETQSTGKIVIISSPSGGGKTTICRELLSPERLASGWRFSVSYTTRPPRSGEQNGREYHFVTDAEFDSLAGRDFFAEHFRVHRFKYGTPRPPLDDVRRQGGVMVLDVDVNGAKALKREFPDAITVFILPPSIQALRERLSLRGTETPEQLAVRFDNAIREMSSFHDYGFDYVVVNRDVSVAVREVESVIIAHHCRIENFPPEQLKKILS; this is encoded by the coding sequence ATGGCACCAACCGAGACCCAATCCACCGGCAAAATCGTGATCATCTCGTCCCCGTCCGGTGGTGGCAAAACCACCATCTGTCGCGAGTTGCTCAGCCCCGAACGACTCGCCTCGGGATGGCGCTTCTCCGTCTCCTATACCACTCGTCCGCCGCGCTCTGGAGAACAAAACGGTCGCGAATACCACTTCGTCACCGATGCCGAGTTCGACTCCCTGGCCGGACGTGACTTTTTCGCGGAACATTTTCGGGTCCATAGATTTAAGTATGGTACACCGCGCCCGCCTCTTGACGACGTCCGCCGCCAAGGCGGAGTGATGGTGCTTGATGTCGATGTCAACGGTGCCAAGGCGCTCAAACGGGAATTCCCGGATGCGATCACTGTTTTCATCCTCCCGCCGTCGATCCAGGCCTTGCGGGAACGGCTCAGCCTGCGGGGTACCGAGACGCCCGAACAACTCGCCGTCCGATTTGATAATGCCATCCGGGAAATGTCCTCGTTCCACGACTACGGATTCGATTATGTCGTTGTCAATCGCGATGTTAGCGTCGCCGTACGAGAGGTGGAGAGCGTCATTATTGCCCACCATTGTCGCATTGAAAACTTTCCGCCGGAACAATTGAAAAAGATTCTCAGTTAA
- a CDS encoding YicC/YloC family endoribonuclease: MNSMTGFGRAEKKTRLGQISVEISSVNNRFLEYTIRSPRHLYSLETQLRELVAQTFGRGKVTVIINVDGADDSSDGYPINRRAIHAYYRQLETIRTELGIEHPITMSDVLSMPDVASPDRQEADMELWWKSLKPVVSAAIKDMAAMRKKEGDALAKDMRERLEESLRLVGIVEEVSPKVVQAYREKLMGRINELLESPVRDGLRIEEEVAYVAERTDVTEECIRFRSHVDQFRKALSQKEPAGKRLNFLLQEMNREVNTIGSKCADISISSTVIALKEIVEKLREQAQNVE, translated from the coding sequence ATGAATTCGATGACCGGGTTCGGTCGGGCCGAAAAGAAAACTCGACTCGGCCAGATCTCTGTTGAAATCTCGTCCGTTAACAATCGCTTCCTTGAATACACGATCCGTTCGCCGCGTCATCTGTATTCTCTGGAGACCCAACTACGGGAGCTTGTCGCACAAACATTTGGACGGGGCAAGGTAACGGTCATCATTAACGTTGACGGGGCCGATGACTCTTCCGATGGCTACCCCATTAATAGGAGAGCCATCCACGCTTACTACCGCCAGCTCGAAACGATTCGGACCGAACTTGGGATCGAGCACCCCATTACCATGAGCGACGTGCTCTCAATGCCTGACGTAGCGTCTCCTGACCGCCAGGAGGCAGACATGGAGCTGTGGTGGAAGAGCCTCAAGCCCGTCGTCTCCGCAGCCATCAAGGACATGGCTGCCATGCGCAAAAAAGAAGGCGATGCGCTCGCCAAAGACATGCGGGAGCGGCTCGAAGAATCGCTCCGTCTCGTCGGTATTGTTGAGGAGGTCTCTCCGAAAGTAGTTCAAGCGTACCGCGAAAAGCTCATGGGACGCATTAACGAACTGCTCGAATCACCCGTACGCGACGGACTTAGAATCGAGGAAGAGGTCGCATACGTGGCGGAACGTACCGACGTCACCGAAGAGTGCATCCGCTTTCGCTCACATGTCGACCAGTTCCGCAAAGCTCTCTCACAGAAGGAACCAGCCGGCAAACGCCTCAATTTCCTGTTGCAGGAAATGAACCGTGAAGTCAATACCATCGGGTCGAAGTGCGCCGACATCAGTATCTCGTCGACCGTAATCGCCCTCAAAGAAATCGTCGAAAAACTGCGCGAACAGGCGCAGAATGTGGAATAG
- a CDS encoding histidine kinase dimerization/phospho-acceptor domain-containing protein has product MTPLSRHTRILLVQENRYQALLNRRELGDRLTDTVVAEYTHPADALPEFSHIQYDLAVVDAAIRSLPPAEFVAHLRTIDPTLPLILLVEPGDPVARRLPADEKTTLLTKEGQYHRLLPDLVLRVRRTNLPDAPSANPHAQSGLHHDVDALVANLENDINNPLMAILGAAELIDSRLLSLPDDIAQKVDIIRSSAQRIQEVLTAFSRTSRVT; this is encoded by the coding sequence AGGCGCTGCTCAATCGCCGCGAACTGGGAGACCGTCTCACCGACACCGTCGTCGCGGAGTATACCCACCCTGCCGATGCCCTCCCGGAATTCTCGCACATCCAGTATGATCTCGCCGTCGTCGATGCGGCAATCCGGTCCCTGCCGCCCGCCGAATTCGTCGCGCACCTCCGAACCATCGACCCGACACTGCCGCTGATTCTCCTGGTTGAGCCGGGAGACCCGGTTGCACGACGACTCCCGGCTGATGAGAAGACGACATTACTCACCAAAGAAGGGCAATATCATCGCCTGCTTCCGGACCTTGTTCTTCGAGTCCGTCGCACGAACCTCCCCGATGCTCCTTCTGCCAACCCGCATGCACAATCCGGACTGCACCACGACGTTGACGCCCTCGTCGCGAACTTGGAAAACGACATCAACAACCCGCTCATGGCTATTCTCGGAGCCGCCGAGCTCATTGACTCCCGATTGCTGTCGCTGCCCGATGACATCGCACAAAAAGTCGATATCATTCGGTCCTCTGCGCAACGCATCCAGGAAGTGCTGACAGCCTTTTCGCGCACGTCGCGCGTAACCTGA